The following is a genomic window from Salarias fasciatus chromosome 10, fSalaFa1.1, whole genome shotgun sequence.
TATGGAGCTTGTGTTCTAACTCAGAGATCAGTGCAAACACATATAATAAAAGGATGAATAAAATACTAATTgcaaacaaatatttattttgtatgaTTATATTATCAGAATGTTTTACAACCCATACAATACGTAGGTGAGAGGTGCAAGTTTTCAGTGCTCTGAGGCATTCCTGTCCTTGTGCAATCCTGACCCATAAGAATAAGAGGAATGCAGATGACTGCCTTACAAGCTTATTTTAACAACAGCCAAGTCATTGACTGATATTCTGAACAATCTAAATAATCAACAAATAAGTGTGTGTTAACTGTGTTTTTTATTGCTTTCAAACAAGTTGAAACAACTTGAAATCCACTTCACACAAAACTTTAGTGAGACAAAAAATATGACCTAATAATAACGTTTTTCCTGATAATAACACTCTTAAAGCCTCGCAGTGAAATTTAATGTGGTGTTTTTTGAGGGAAGACTATTGAAAACTGTGTGAATTAGTTTTATATAATGGAGTTAATCATCCTGCACTTTAATTTGCTTATGTTTCAGCACTCACATTCCAAACTGTTTTATTGTCCTTCACCTCCCTGTGGCCCAAAAGGTTTCAACAGCTCTCCACAACATTTGATGTATTGCAGCATATTCTGCTCCACTCTCAGGAAATGTTCAGtcagttattttatttgatgCAATATGTAGACTCACAGTTTAAATTCAACACATATTCAATTAAAGCATAAACAGTGTtatcaaagaaacaaaagactTATACATTattgtatgtatgtttttttctattaacagaatttttttcatttttgaaagcTTCAGTTTTTGCTCATTATTCACATCTTGGATCATGCTTTAATTTTCAATAACTTTTTTAGTGACTCCTTCATTTCATGCGTCTGAAACACATAAATAATTGGATTCAACATGGGTGTGAGGATATTAGTTAAAGACAGGCTTATAATCCTCGTATTTGCATCCATTGTTAACCCAAAGCAAAACACGAATATAACAGGGATGTAATAGATTGCTATCAATGAAATGTGACCCATGCATGTTTTAAAGGCTTTCACTCGTCCCTGAACTGTGGTAATCTTTGACAAAGCACGAATAATACAGCAATAACTAACCAAGATAAATATCAATGGAATCCAAAGAATAAGAATCGGGGCTAATACTGCGATGCCACGACTTGGAGTGACATCGTTACAACCAAGTCGGTATACAGGACCGTGGTCACAGTAGAAACTCTTGATAACCACTGACGAACAGAAAGAAAGTCTCGTGAGAAGACCAACAAGAACGAGAATGGCTGTAACAGAAAAGAGCCAGAAAAAAGCGATCACAGACAGCATGAATCTGTGCGTCACCTTCACCTGATAGTGCAGTGGATAGAGGATGGCCATCAGTCTGTCAATAGAGAGCGCAACCAGATTAAGAGACTGCATTGAAAttaaagtgaagcagaaaaacatgtaGGTCAAACAGTTATTGTAGGAAATATAGTTATGGTTGAACAGAAAAGTATCAATAACTTTTGGTACCAAAGCAGAGCTACTTAACAAGTCTGTCAATGCCAGATTAAAAACCGCAACATGTTTGGGACTTCTTAACGTGTGATCCATCATGATAACAGTCATTACAGTTACGTTTCCAATGAATGAAAGACTGTaagcaaaaaagagaaaaacaaagtaatACTTAATGTTTGGTATGCCAACAAATCCACTTATTATGAAATATGCAGGGCGCACAAACGTGATGTTATCCTTTAgagcagcattaaaaaaatccatgtcAGATTTTTTTGCTATTCTTTCTCTCCCATCTGTTCTGTCGGGTGTTTTTAGTAAGAGAGAAGCAGTTTGACTCTTAAGTCTACACTTATGAGGGCTGTCTTTTCCCCTGTGTCAGCTTCACACCAGCCTGACGTAATGCCACTGTGGTGGTTGCTGTACGTCAAACTGTGAGCTACTTCAGTGACTTTAAGCTGTTTGCAAGATCCAAAAGGGGAAATGTGCACCGGTAAGGGGGTTGCAAATTGATGACCGAGGCCCATTTTGATAATATCCGTCATGAGTCTGTGCATAAGTTCACCACACCTCAATTTTCAAAGACAATATTTGACACATTGATCGAAAAAcgtgcttgttttttgttgtgaatCTTTGGGTGACTGGTTGCCTCAGGTGTGAAAAACAGATGGGAAGATGGACTGATCCATGATGGGAGTATATGGCACACAAAGCATGACTGCTAATGTGAAATGACATCAAATTAAGACCAAACAATAATATAAAGTATAATAAAATTGAGTCCGCTTTGTTTCTCCCTCTCAATGCCCCTGTCACCCACACTCAGCCACACAGCTCTCTGTTGATTATCCCACAGTGTCAGGTTTACTTGCTGCAGGCACAAAAGCTGAGCTGATGGCCTGAACTAC
Proteins encoded in this region:
- the LOC115395208 gene encoding olfactory receptor 6C4-like yields the protein MDFFNAALKDNITFVRPAYFIISGFVGIPNIKYYFVFLFFAYSLSFIGNVTVMTVIMMDHTLRSPKHVAVFNLALTDLLSSSALVPKVIDTFLFNHNYISYNNCLTYMFFCFTLISMQSLNLVALSIDRLMAILYPLHYQVKVTHRFMLSVIAFFWLFSVTAILVLVGLLTRLSFCSSVVIKSFYCDHGPVYRLGCNDVTPSRGIAVLAPILILWIPLIFILVSYCCIIRALSKITTVQGRVKAFKTCMGHISLIAIYYIPVIFVFCFGLTMDANTRIISLSLTNILTPMLNPIIYVFQTHEMKESLKKLLKIKA